The sequence GCTGCCCTAGCCGGGGCGGGGGGCGCCCGGCGCCCCTCGGAGGGAACCCGCAATGACGCGCGCCACCACGGTGCGGGCGGTTCTGGCTGCGGCCGTACTGCTCGTCTCCGTGCTCATCACGCTGACCATGTCCCCCAGACTCGGCCTCGATCTCCAGGGCGGCACCCGCATGGTGCTCCAGGCCGAGGACTCCGACACCGCGAAGGCCGACCGCGAGAGCACCGACCGCACCCTGGAGGTGCTGCGCCGGCGCATCGACTCGCTCGGGGTGACGGAACCGGTCCTCACCCGGTCCGGCGAGGACCGGATCATCGTCGAACTCCCGGACGTCCAGGACCCCCGCAAGGCCGCCGAGGTCATCGGCAAGACCGCCCAGCTGACCTTCCACGCGGTCCAGGGCCCGGGTGAGGCAGACAAGGACGGCAAGGGGCTGACCCTGCCCGACGAGCAGGGCCGCCAACTGGCCCTCGGCCCCGCCGCGCTGTCCGGCGCCGGGGTCAAGGAGGCGTCCGCGTCGTTCGACGCCCAGCAGGGCGCGGGCTGGACCGTCTCGCTCGACTTCCACAAGGACGCCGGCCGGGACTGGACCCGGCTGACCGGCGAGGCTGCCTGCCACCCGGTCCAGGACGAGCGGCGCCGCGTCGCCATCGTGCTCGACAACAAGGTGATCTCCTCGCCGCAGGTCTCGCCGACCGTCTCCTGCGGTGCGGGCCTGCCCTCGGGCTCCACACAGATCACCGGTTCGTTCAGCGCGGACGAGGCCCGTGAACTCGCCCTCCTGATCGAGGGCGGCGCCCTGCCCGTGCCCGTCGAGATCGTCGAGCAGCGGACGGTGGGGCCGACGCTCGGTGCCGCCGCGATCGACGCCAGCGCGCGGGCCGCCCTGATCGGCGCGGCGGCCACCGCCCTGTTCATCACCATCGTCTACCGCCTGTTCGGCGCGCTCGCCGCCGTCGCGCTCGGCGCCTACGGCGTCATCTCGTACGCGGCCCTCGTCGGCCTCGGCGTGACACTCACCCTGCCGGGGCTCGCCGGATTCGTCCTGGCCATCGGCATGGCCGTCGACGCGAACGTGCTGGTCTTCGAACGGGCCAGGGAGGAGTACGCGGGGCGCCCCGGCAAGAGCCTGCGGTCCTCGCTCACCGCGGGGTTCAAGGGTGCCTGGACCGCCGTCGCGGACTCCAACGTGACGACGCTCATCGCGGCCGGGCTGCTCTTCTTCCTCGGCTCCGGACCGGTCAAGGGCTTCGGTGTCACGCTCGCCATCGGTGTCCTGGCGTCGATGTTCTCCGCGCTCGTCATCGCCCGCGCCCTCACCGAGATCGCGGCCCGCTCCCGGTTCGTCGCCGACTACCGGGGCGTCAACGGCATCGCGATCCCGGGCCGGGTGCGGACCTGGCTCACCCGGCGCGAGCCGCAGGTGATGCGTTTCCCGCGCCGCTGGCTGACGGTCTCCGCCGTTCTGATCGCGGTGGCCGTCGCGGGCATCGTGGTGCGCGGGGTGAACTTCGGCGTCGAGTTCACCGGCGGACGTCTCGTCGAGTACTCCACCAGCCGCCCCGTGGACGTCGAGACCGCCCGCACGGCGCTGGCGGGCGCCGGGTTCGGCGACGCGGAGGTGACCACGGCCGGTGCGGGCGACATCTCCGTACGCACCGGGGAACTCGACAACGACGACGAACACGCCCTGCGGGCCGCGCTGGCCGCCGAGGGCGGCGAGACCACCAAGGTCCGCGACGAGCTGATCGGCCCCAGCCTCGGCGACGAGCTGCGGCGCAACGCCCTGATCGCCCTGGCCATCGCCGTACTCGTCCAGCTGGGCTATCTGGCGATCCGGTTCCGCTGGACGTTCGCCGTCGCCTCGGTCGGGGCGCTGGTGCACGACGTGATCATTCTGATCGGGGCGTTCGCCTGGCTGGGACGCACCGTCGACGGCATCTTCCTGGCGGCGCTGCTCACCGTCATCGGGTACTCCGTCAACGACTCGGTCGTGGTCTTCGACCGGGTGCGCGAGCTGTGGGCGAAGGCCCGCAGGAAACCCCTCGCGGAGGTGGCGAACCGGGCCGTCCTGCAGACCGTGCCCCGGACGGTGAACACCGGGATGGGCGCCCTGTTCATCCTCACCGCCCTCGCCGTGCTCGGCGGTGACTCGCTGGAGGACTTCGCGCTGGCCCTGCTGATCGGCATCGTCGTCGGTACGTACTCCTCGGTGATGATCGCCGTACCGGCCGCGCTGCTGCTGGAGCGCACCAGCAAGGTCCCGCCTCCCGCCCGCACCCGGGCCCCGCGCGCCGGGCGGGGCGCCGGACGCCGCGACCCGCACGACAACGGCGCACGGGTGTGACGCGCGGGGCCCGTGTCTCCCGTACCGGGGGCACGGGCCCCGCACGCCGTCAGGGCATCAGTGAGCGCAGATACGCGGCGGTGTCCGGATCGGCCGGCAGCAGCGTCTCGATGGCCAGCTCCGCCACCGTCACGTCCATCGGCGTGTTGAACGTGGCGATCGAGGCGACGAACGACAGCACCCTCCCGTCGTGCTCGATGACCAGCGGCAGCGCGAACGGTACGGAGGCCGAGGGCGGCTGTCCGTCCCGCTCCCCGTCCGGGGCCGCCGGCAGCGGGTAGCCCGCCACCTCCTCGTACAGCGCGCGCAGCTCCGCCGAACGGACCAGTGCGATCTGGCGCTCCATCTGTGCGAGGAGGTCCGCCCGCCACGCGCGCAGGTTCCGGATGCGCGGGGCCAGGCCCTCCGGATGCAGGGTGAGGCGCATCGCGTTCAGCGGCGGGGCGAGCAGGTGGTCCGGCACGCCCTCCAGCAGCCGGGTCATCCCCTGATTGGCCGCCACCACCGTGTACGTCCCGTCCACGACGAACGCCGGATACGGTTCGTAGCCCCGCAGCAGCCGGTCGAGGCCGTCGCGCAGCGCCCCCATCGCCGGGTCGTCGAGCGCGGTCTCCGCGTAGTGCGGGGCGTAACCCGCCACCACCAGCAGGGCGTTGCGCTCCCGGACCGGCACCTCCAGATGCTCGGCCAGCCGCAGCACCATCTCCTCGCTGGGGCGGGAGCGCCCCGTCTCGACGAACGAGATGTGCCGGGCCGAGGAGCGGGCCCGCAGCGCCAGCTCCAGCTGACTGATCCGGCGCCGCTCCCGCCAGCTGCGCAGCAGCGGCCCTACCCCCGTGTCGAGCGCGACAGTTGTCATACGGAGACCGTAACGTCACCGGCACCGCCGACCGGTATCGACCACCAGTGAGGGAGCCGCCCCATGCCCGCCGCACCGCTGCCGCAGAACGAGATCGAGGACCGGCTGCGCGACCTGCCCGGCTGGTCGCTGGAGGGCGACCGGATCGGCCGCACCTACCGCCTGCCCTCGCACGTCGCCGCCGCCGCGTTCACGATGCACATCGCCGCGATCCAGGACGAGCTGGACCACCACAGCGACCTGACGCTCGGCTACAACATCGTCGCCCTGTCGGTGAACTCCCACGACGCGGGCGGCAAGGTCACCGAGAAGGACCTCGGCCTGGCCGCCCGCGTCACCGCGGTGGCGCCGGGCCACGGGGCGAAGTAGCGCCCGCCTCTCAGGGCGCGGCGCCGAAGCCGGGGTGCGCGGCGAGCCAGCGCGTATAGCTCTCGCTGCGCTCCACCGCCTGGGTGTACGCCGCCCGGGTGTGCCCGCTCACGGCTCCGGCCGCCGCAGACGCGGCGGCCGAGCGCGGGTGCCGCCCCAGCAGATGGCGCCAGCTGAGCGGCGCCCCGCCGATCGGACGGGTGACCACGCCCGGGGTCGGCGGGAAGGTCGCCCGGCACAGCCCGACCGCCCGCCCCACCTGGACGAGATGGACGACGGACGTGGTGTCCGTCTCGTACACCGACGCCGGGCTGAAACCGGCACGGGCGCACGCCGCCACGAAACAGTCCGCGAAGCAGCCGTCACCCGGCACGTCCGCCCAGCACTCCTCCGCCAGCTCGGACAGCTCCAACTCGTCCCGGCCCGCCAGTGGATGGGTCTCCGGCAGCATCACGAAGACCGGATCGATCCCGATGAGCTGCCACTCCAGCCGGTCCGCGTCCGGCGGCGCGCTCTCTCCGCAGGTCCCGATGAGCGCGAAGTCCAGCCGCCCGTCGACCAGTTGCGAGGCCAGCTCGGCCACCGACCAGGAGGTGTACGTGGACACCGGCGCGGCCGGGTACGCGGCGGCCAGCCGGTCGACGAGCCCGCCGAGCAGCGGGCCGTGCGTGCCGCCCAGCCGGAACCGCTCCACGGTCCCCCTCGCGTTGGCGAACCGCACCGCCTCCTCCTGGAGTTCGCTGACGGCGGGCAGCACCACCCGGGCTCGCTCCAGCACCAGTTCGCCCAGCGGGGTCGCCCGCGCGCCCGTGTGGTCCCGGACGAACAGCGGGCCGCCGAGCGCCCTCTCGATCCGGCGCAGCTGTGCGCTGAGCGCGGGCTGCGCGAGGCCCAGCACGGTGGCGGCCTTGGTCAGGCTGCCGGTGTCGGCGATGGCACGTACCGTTCGCAGATGCCGCAACTCCAGCTCCATCAGCGCACGTTATGGTGCCCGTGGCCCCACGGCAATACGTTGGTGGTTTAGACCTGTAGTTCGGACACCCGCACGCCCGACCATGGCCTGGAGTCGCCCCCGATGATCCTGGACTACGACCAAGAGGCCGCCGTCTACGACGCCACGCGCGGCGGGCTGCCGCGTGCCGAGGCGGCGGCCGCCGCCGTGCTCGGCCTGGTGCCGGACACGGCCCGCTCCCTGCTGGACATCGGCTGCGGCACGGGCCTGGTCACCGGGCGGATCGCCGCCGGCCGCCCCGGACTCCGGGTGACCGGGTCGGACGCCTCGCGCGGCATGGCCCGCGTCGCCCGGGACCGCGTCGGCGCCGTCGTGCTCGCCGACGCCCGCCGGCTGCCCCTGCCCGGCGCCGCTGTGGACGCGGTCTGTGCCGTCTGGCTGCTGCATTTGCTGCGCGAGGAGGGCGCGGTACGGGCGGTGGTGGCCGAGGCGGCGCGGGTGCTGAGGCCGGGCGGGGTGTTCGTCACCACCGTGGACAAGGACACCTGCCACGACGTGGGCAGCGACATCGACGAGGCGTTCACCCCGTACCTGGTGCCGGCCCCGTCCGACGGTACGGACCTGGTCGTCGCGTACGCGGCCGAAGCCGGTCTGGAGGCTGCCGGGGAGGCGTTCTTCCCCGGCCACGGGCAGGGGCGCACCCCGCGGAGGGCGGCGGGCGCCGTGCGCCGGGGCTACTACGCCTCGCGCCTGGTCCTGCCGGGCGAGGCCGCCGAAGACCTTGCCCGGACCCTGGAATCGCTCCCGGACCAGGAACGGCGGCGCGCCGACCCGGAGTACCGGCTGCTGGCCTTCCGCCGCCGGGCGGACGGCTGAGCCGGGGCGACGGCCGACGAACGGGCCGTCGCCCCGCCGCGCTACGGCCGTACGCTCCAGAAGCCCTCCCGGGCCGCCTCCTCCGCGAACTCCGTGAACGACTTCGGGTCGCGGCCGAGCGCACGCTTCACACCGTCCGTGACCGCCGCGTTGTGCCCGTCGAGCAGCGAGGTGAACAGCCCCGCCAGAAAGGCCGCTTCCTCCCTCGGCGCACCGAACCCGACCAGCATCTCCTCGTACTCGGCGCCCGTCAGCGCCACATAGCGGACCTCGCGGCCCGTCGCCGCGGCGATCTCGGCGGCCACCTCGGTGAAGGTCAGCGCCCGGGGGCCGGTCAGTTCCACGACCGAGCCCGCGACGCCCTCCCCGCACAGCGCGGCAGCCGCCACATCGGCCAGGTCGTCCGCGTCGACGAACGGCTCGGCGGTGTCGCCCGCCGGGAACACCAGCTCCCCGCCGAGCACCCCGTCCAGCAGGGCGCCCTCGCTGAAGTTCTGGGTGAAGAACGCCGAGCGCACCACCGTCAGTTCGGCGTCCCCGGCCGCAGCGCGCAGCGCCTCCTCCGCGACCACCGCGTCCGGCTCGCCCCGCCCCGAGAGCAGCACCAGCCGGCGCACCCCGCACCGCCGCGCCACCTCCCCGAACGCGGTCATGGCCGCGGGCGCCGTGGGCGCTCCCAGGTCGGGGACGTACGCGACGTAAGCCGCCTCCGCACCGCTCAGCGCCGCCTCCCATCCCGACTCGTCCGCCCAGTCGAAGGGGATCTCGCTCCGGCGCGAGCCCACCCGCACCGGTACGCCCCGCGCGGTCAGCCGCTCGACCACCCGGCGCCCCGTCTTGCCCGTCCCGCTCGTCACCAGCACCGGGCCCGTGCCGGCGGATTCCTGTGTCGTGTTGCGCGTCTCTTCCGTCATGACCCCAGGTTCCCCCGGGCCCTCCCGCCGCCTCCATCCCCAAGGCTCTCGGCTCCCTACGCCTGCGTCTACGCTGCTGCTCATGGACGCACTGGCCGAACTGTTGGACGGGCCGCGGGCCCGCGGGGCGTTACTTCTGCGGATGGTGATGGAGCCGCCCTGGTCGGTCCGGATCGAGGACCGCGCCCCTCTCTGCCTCATGGCCGTGACCGGCGGCGAGGCGTGGATCGTGCCCGAAGGGGACACCGAACCCGTGCTGCTGCGCCCCGGCGATCTGGCCGTGGCCCGGGGCCCGGAGCCGTACACCGTCGCCGACCGCCCGGACACCGAACCCCGTGCCCGCATCGGCCCCGGCGGCAGCTGCGCCACGCTGCGCGGCGAACCGCTCGCCCAGTCCATGGAGTTGGGCGTACGGACCTGGGGCAACGCCCTCGACGGCTCGGCCGCCGTGCTCGTCGGCACCTACCTCCTGGACGGTGAGATCAGCGGCCGGCTGCTCGACGCCCTGCCCCCGCTGCTCGTCCTGCCGGCCGGTGGCCGCACCGGCCCGATCCTCGCCCTGCTGGGCGACGAGATCGCGCGCGACGAGCCGGGCCAGAGCCTGATGCTCGACCGGCTCCTGGACCTCCTCCTCGTCGACGCGCTGCGCACCTGGTTCTCCCGGCCGGGCGCCGAACCCCCGGCCTGGTACGTGGCCATGGGCGACCCCGTCGTCGGCCAGGCGCTGCGCCTGCTGCACGACGAGCCGGCGCACCCCTGGACGGTCGCCGGGCTGGCCGCGAAGGCCGGCGTCTCGCGGGCCGCGCTCGCCCGGCGGTTCACCGAGCTGGTGGGGGAGCCCCCGATGGCGTATCTCACCGGCCGCCGCCTCGCCGTCGCGGCCGACCTGCTGCGGGAGACCGACGCGACCGTGGAGTCCGTCGCCCGCAAGGTCGGCTACAGCCAGGCGTTCGCGTTCAGCACCGCCTTCAAGCGCGTACGGGGTGTCAGCCCGCAGGAGTACCGCAAGGGCGGCGGCTTGCCGGAACAGCAAGGAACTTTGCGCGGGGAGCGGGGTGTGGTGACGCTGGACTCATGAGCAACCACTCCGGCCACGGACACCACCACGACGGCCACCAGGGCCTGCACCACGAGCGCCCCGCGCACGGGCACCACCACGGCGGGACCGAACCCGACTGGGACGTCATGGCCCCGCTCCTGGAGCGGAACGCCGAACTCAGCAGCGCGCAGTACACCGAGGCGGCGCGCTGGATCGCCGCCCTGCCCCACGCGCCGAAGGTCCGCAGGGTGCTCGACATCGGCGCAGGCCCCGGCGTCGTCGCCTGCCTCCTCGCCGAGGTCTTCCCCGAAGCGGAGGTCGTCGCCGTCGACGGCACCCCCGCCCTCCTGGAGCGCACCCGGGAACGCGCACGGCGGCTCGGGCTCGACGACCGCGTCACCACCCTGCACGCCACCCTCCCCGAAGGGCTCCCCGGGCTGGGCGAGGCCGACCTGATCTGGGCCGGCAACACCCTGCACCACATGGGCGACCAGCGCGCCGCCCTGGCCGGATTCGGCGAGCTGCTGCGCCCCGGCGGCATCGTCGCCCTCGTGGAGGGGGGACTCCAGCCCCGGCAGCTCCCGCGCGACCTCGGCTTCGGCAGGCCCGGACTCGAGGCGCGGATGGAGGCCGCCGAGGCGGAACTCTTCCAGCAGATGCGCGCCGAACTGCCCGACGCCCGGCGCGAGGTGGAGGACTGGGCCGCCCTGTTCGGCGCCGCCGGGCTCACCCCCCAGGGCACCCGCAGCTTCCTGCTCGACCTGCCCGCACCGCTCGCGGACGCCGCACGCGAACAGGTCGTCGCGGACTTCACCCGCCGCAGCGGCGGGCTGCGCGACCACCTCGACACCGAGGACCTCGCCGTGCTCGACCGGCTCCTGGACCCCGAGGACCCGGCCGGACTGCACCACCGCCCCGATGTCTTCCTGCTCCTGGCCCGCACCCTCCACCTGGGCCGGCGCGCCTGAGCCGTTTTCCGTACACAGCGAAACCGCCGCCCAGGCTCGCGAACGAGCGGGGCGGCGGTTCCGTGAGGCGTGGCGGTCAGGCGCCGGCGTTGAACTCGCCCGGGTTCGGTCCGAGCCGCTTGCCCTCGTCCAGCGCCGCGAAAGCGGCCAGGTCGTCGGCGTCCAGCTCGAAGTCGAACACGTCGATGTTCTCCGCGATCCGCGACGGCGTCACGGACTTCGGGATCACCACATGGCCCGTCTGCAGGTGCCAGCGGAGCACCGCCTGCGCGGGCGTACGGCCGTGCTTGCGGGCGACCGCGAGGACGGTGGGGACCTCCAGCAGGCCCTTGCCGGAGCCCAGCGGCGACCACGCCTCGGTGAGGATGCCGTGCTGGGCGTGCAGGGCGCGGGACTCGGCCTGCTGAAGCTGCGGGTGCAGCTCGATCTGGTTGAGCACCGGCACCACCGAGGTCTCACCGAGCAGACGCTCCAGGTGCTCCGGGAGGAAGTTCGAGACCCCGATGGCCTTCGCGCGGCCGTCGGCGTAGATCTTCTCGAACGCGCGGTAGGTGTCCACGTACGCGTCCTTGACCGGCACCGGCCAGTGGATCAGGTACAGGTCGACGTAGTCGAGGCCCAGCTTCTCCAGCGAGGCGTCGAAGGCGCGCAGCGTCGAGTCGTAACCCTGCTCGCTGTTCCACAGCTTCGTGGTCACGAACAGCTCGTCGCGGGCGACACCGGAGGCGGCGATGGCCTTGCCCGTACCCGTCTCGTTCTGGTAGATCGCGGCGGTGTCGATGCTGCGGTACCCGGACTCGATGGCGGTGGCGACCGCCTTCGTCGCCTCGTCGTCCGGCACCTGCCAGACTCCGAACCCGAGCTGGGGCATCTCGACGCCGTTGTTGAGGGTGAGGGAGGGGACCTGGCTCACGAGCAGAGCATCCTTACGTTGAGGGGTGGGACTCCCCACGTCAACGATCAAGACCGCCCGCCCATTCCCGGTGGCCCCGCCCAATCGTCGGGTCAGCGGTACAGCGCGTCCACCTCGGTCTCGTACGCCGCCTCGATCGCCTTGCGCTTCAGCTTCAGCGAGGGTGTGAGCAGCCCGTGCTGCTCGCTGAACTGGTGCGCCAGGATGCGGAACGTACGGATGGACTCGGCCTGCGAGACCGCGGTGTTCGCCGCGACCACCGCCCGGCGCACCTCCATCTCCAGGTCCGGGTCGCGCACCAGCTCGCCCGGTGACAGCGGCTGCCGCCCCTGCATCGTGAGCCAGTGGTCCACGGCCTCCTGGTCGACGGTGACCAGCGCGGCGACATAGGGCCGGTCGTTGCCGACCACGATGCACTGCGCCACCAGCGGATGCGCCCGCACCCGCTCCTCCAGGGCGGCCGGTGACACGCTCTTGCCGCCGGACGTCACCAGGATCTCCTTCTTCCGCCCGGTGATCGTCAGATAGCCGTCCTCGTCCAGCGACCCCAGGTCCCCGGTGGCCAGCCAGCCGTCGTTGAGCACCGCGTCGGTGGCCTTCGGGTCGCCGAGATACCCGCCGAACACATGGCTCCCGTGCACCCACACCTCGCCGTCCTCCGCGATGTGCAGGGTCGTGCCGGGGATCGGCTGCCCGACCGTCCCGTACCGGGTGCGCTCCGGGGGATTCGCGGTCGCCGCCGCCGTCGTCTCGGTCAGCCCGTACCCCTCGTACACCGTCACCCCGGCGCCCGCGAAGAACAGCCCGAGGCTGCGGTCCATGCCCGAGCCGCCCGACATGGCGTGCCGGATGCGGCCGCCCATCGCCTCGCGGACCTTCTTGTACACGACCTTGTCGAAGAACTGGTGCTGCATCCGCAGCCCCGCCGAAGGGCCCGGCCCGGTGCCGAACGCCCGCGCCTCCATCGCCTCCGCGTACTTCACCGCGATGTCCACGGCCTTGTCGAACGGCCCGGCCCTGCCCTCGGCCTCGGCCTTGCGCCGGGCCGCGTTGAAGACCTTCTCGAAGATGTACGGGACCGCCAGGATGAACGTGGGCCGGAACGAGACCAGGTCCGGCATCAGGGCCTTCGCCGACAGCTCCGGTTGGTGCCCGAGCTTGACCCGGCCCCGGATCGCGGTGACCTCCACCATCCGCCCGAAGACGTGCGCCAGCGGCAGGAAGAGCAGCGTCGCCGCCTCGTCACCCGGTCTGGAGTGGAAGACCGACTCCCAGCGCGAGGCCATGGTGTCCGTCTCGAACATGAAATTGGCGTGTGTGAGGACACAGCCCTTGGGACGGCCCGTGGTGCCCGAGGTGTAGATGATGGTCGCCACCGACTCCGGGGTGACCGCCCGCCGGTGCCGGTGCACCACCTCGTCCTCGACGTGCGCGCCCGCCTCCACCAGCTCCGCCACCGCGCCGGCGTCCAGCTGCCACAGCCGCTTCAGCTGCGGCAGCCGGTCGATGACCGAGGCCACCGTCATCGCGTGGTCCTCGTGCTCCACCATTACCGCCGACACCTCGGCGTCGTGGAGCATCCACAGCACCTGCTCGGCCGAGGACGTCGGGTAGACCGGCACGGACTGGGCGCCGACCGCCCACAGCGCGAAGTCGAACAGGGTCCACTCGTAGCGCGTACGGGACATCAGGGCGACGCGGTCACCGAACCGCACCCCGTGCGCGATCAGCCCCTTGGCCAGCGCCAGCACCTCGTCGCGGAACACGGCCGACGTGATGTCCTGCCAGTGTCCGTCCGCGTCTTTCCGGCCGAGGGCGACCCGGTGCGGCTCTTCTTCGGCATGGTCGAACACCACGTCGGCGAGGCCGCCCACAAGGGGCGCGGCGGCCATGGGTGGGACAGTGAACTCGCGCAATGACCTGCTCCTTGTGGCGCTCCGCACAGCGCCGCGACGCTACCCCACCGGGCGCCGTCGCGGGAGGGTCCGGAGCCGTCCGTACCCCGTGGTATCTGCACTGGTCAGGGGCCGAAATCCGGCCAGATGGGCAAGGCTCGGGCGCGCTTGGGACCGCGGAGTAAGCGGCTCGCACGGGAATCTCCACCGAATCTGTACGCCGCGATCACTGCCGTTACGAGCGGATACGGGGGGATTCGTCCCCGTACGACCGGTCCGGTGGGATCGGTCCGCCCGGCACCGGCCGTCGCGTCACGGGCATTCTCCCCCGCCCGGCGGGCCGTCATGCCTGCTCACACCAACCGTGACGGCGGTAACAGCCCGATGTTCGAATTTCCCGATCGGGGCGCGGCGCGCGCAGGATGGGGCCGGGCACGACACGACCCGAACGGAAGTACACGTGAAGCACCTGAGCCGCCGCATACCGAAGCCGCCGTCCTGGCTGCCGACCGACCCGTACATAGCGGCGCTCATCGGCACCGTCGTCCTCGCCGCGCTGCTGCCGGCCTCGGGCGCGGCCGCCGAGGTGGCCGGCGGTGCCTCCACCGGCGCGGTCGCCCTCCTCTTCTTCCTGTACGGGGCGCGCCTGTCCACCGCCGAGGCCCTGGAGGGACTGCGCCACTGGCGGCTCCACTTCACGGTCCTGGCCTGCACCTTCGTCGTCTTCCCGCTGCTGGGGCTGGCGAGCTGGGGGCTGGTGCCGTACGTCCTGTCACCGCAGCTGCAGAGCGGCTTCCTCTTCCTCTGCCTCGTCCCCTCGACGATCCAGTCGTCGATCGCCTTCACCTCGATCGCCCGGGGCAACGTGCCCGCCGCGATCTGCGCGGGGTCCTTCTCCTCGATCGCCGGCATCTTCCTGACCCCGCTGCTCGCCGCCGCGCTGCTCGGCGACAGCGGCGGCGGGTTCTCCGGCGACGCCCTGCTGAAGATCGGCGTCCAGCTGCTGCTGCCGTTCGTCGCGGGCCGGCTGCTGCGCCGCCGCATCGGCGGGTTCCTCGCCCAGCACCGCGGGGCCCTCGGCCTGGTCGACCGGGGGTCGATCCTGCTCGTCGTCTACACGGCCTTCAGCGAGGGCATGGTCGCCGGCATCTGGCACCAGGTGAGCCCGGCCGGGCTCGGCGCGCTGCTCGCCGCCGAGGCGGTCCTGCTCGCGCTGATGCTCACGGTGACCTGGTACGGGGCGCAGCGGCTCGGCTTCGGGCGCGCGGACCGCATCGCCATCCAGTTCGCCGGCTCCAAGAAGAGCCTGGCCGCCGGGCTGCCCATGGCGAGCGTCCTGTTCGGCGCGCACGCGAGCCTCGCCGTGCTGCCGCTGATGCTCTTCCACCAGATGCAGCTCATGGTCTGCGCGGTGATCGCCCGGCGGCGCGCCCGCGACGGTCAGGAGACGGCGTCGCCGGAGGCCGTGCCGGTCGGCTGACCGGAGTCCAGCGCGATGCGGTGCTCGCCCGCGTACACGTTCATCGAGGGCCCCCGCAGGAAGCCGACCAGCGTCAGTCCCGTCTCGGCGGCCAGGTCCACGGCCAGCGACGAGGGCGCCGAGACGGCCGCCAGCACGGGGATGCCGGCCATCACCGCCTTCTGCGCCAGCTCGAACGAGGCCCGTCCGGACACCAGCAGGACCGAGCGGGACAGCGGCAGCCGCCCGTCCGTCAGCGCCCGGCCCACCAGCTTGTCGACCGCGTTGTGCCGCCCGACGTCCTCCCGGATGTCCATCAGCTCGCCGGTCTCGGAGAACAGCGCCGCCGCGTGCAGCCCCCCGGTCCGGTCGAAGACCCGCTGGGAGGCCCGCAGCCGGTCGGGGAGTGCGGAGAGCAGCGCGGGCTCGATCCGCAGCGGGGGAGTGTCGGCGACCGGGTGGCGGGTCGTGGTGCGGACGGCGTCCAGGCTCGCCTTGCCGCACAGTCCGCAGGAGGACGTCGTGTAGACGTTGCGCTCCAGCGTGATGTCGGGGACCTCGACGCCCGGCGCGAGCCCCACGTCCACCACGTTGTACGTGTTGACCCCCTCGGCGGTCGCGCCGGCGCAGTACACGATCGACCGCACATCGGACCCGTCGCCGATGACCCCCTCGCTGACCAGGAAGCCCGCAGCCAGCGCGAAGTCGTCGCCCGGAGTGCGCATGGTGATCGCGAGCGGTTTCCCGTTCAGCCGGATCTCCAGGGGCTCCTCGGCGACGAGGGTGTCGGGGCGGGTGGAGACGGCCCCGTCCCGGATGCGGATGGTGCGGCGGCGCTCGGTGACCCGTCCCATGACCGTTGGACCCGATTTCTGTGTGTGAGGGGGCCTGATCGGCCCCGGGCGGTGGCTGCGGGGGACCGGCGGCGCACCCCGACGCTGCCATTGTCCAGCACCTGAGACGCGGTGCCGCAACCGGAGGGCCGGTCCCGGACCACCGGCGGGTGGTGTCGAGCCCTCCAAGCCGGAGCCGGTATTCCTGTGGGATCACCTGCCCCCGTACCGGGCGGTAGCGACCAAGACTGGTTGGTTCCTGACAGATGGAGCGAGGGGACCTTTGTTTATGACCGGCTCACGTGTCGTGGCGCTCGGCCACTACCAGCCTGCCAAGGTGCTCACCAACCATGACCTCGCGGCCATGGTCGACACCAGTGACGAGTGGATCACCAGCCGCGTCGGCATCAGGACCCGCCACATCGGCG is a genomic window of Streptomyces sp. NBC_00708 containing:
- a CDS encoding NmrA family transcriptional regulator, which produces MTEETRNTTQESAGTGPVLVTSGTGKTGRRVVERLTARGVPVRVGSRRSEIPFDWADESGWEAALSGAEAAYVAYVPDLGAPTAPAAMTAFGEVARRCGVRRLVLLSGRGEPDAVVAEEALRAAAGDAELTVVRSAFFTQNFSEGALLDGVLGGELVFPAGDTAEPFVDADDLADVAAAALCGEGVAGSVVELTGPRALTFTEVAAEIAAATGREVRYVALTGAEYEEMLVGFGAPREEAAFLAGLFTSLLDGHNAAVTDGVKRALGRDPKSFTEFAEEAAREGFWSVRP
- a CDS encoding AraC family transcriptional regulator, yielding MDALAELLDGPRARGALLLRMVMEPPWSVRIEDRAPLCLMAVTGGEAWIVPEGDTEPVLLRPGDLAVARGPEPYTVADRPDTEPRARIGPGGSCATLRGEPLAQSMELGVRTWGNALDGSAAVLVGTYLLDGEISGRLLDALPPLLVLPAGGRTGPILALLGDEIARDEPGQSLMLDRLLDLLLVDALRTWFSRPGAEPPAWYVAMGDPVVGQALRLLHDEPAHPWTVAGLAAKAGVSRAALARRFTELVGEPPMAYLTGRRLAVAADLLRETDATVESVARKVGYSQAFAFSTAFKRVRGVSPQEYRKGGGLPEQQGTLRGERGVVTLDS
- a CDS encoding class I SAM-dependent methyltransferase, with translation MSNHSGHGHHHDGHQGLHHERPAHGHHHGGTEPDWDVMAPLLERNAELSSAQYTEAARWIAALPHAPKVRRVLDIGAGPGVVACLLAEVFPEAEVVAVDGTPALLERTRERARRLGLDDRVTTLHATLPEGLPGLGEADLIWAGNTLHHMGDQRAALAGFGELLRPGGIVALVEGGLQPRQLPRDLGFGRPGLEARMEAAEAELFQQMRAELPDARREVEDWAALFGAAGLTPQGTRSFLLDLPAPLADAAREQVVADFTRRSGGLRDHLDTEDLAVLDRLLDPEDPAGLHHRPDVFLLLARTLHLGRRA
- a CDS encoding aldo/keto reductase produces the protein MSQVPSLTLNNGVEMPQLGFGVWQVPDDEATKAVATAIESGYRSIDTAAIYQNETGTGKAIAASGVARDELFVTTKLWNSEQGYDSTLRAFDASLEKLGLDYVDLYLIHWPVPVKDAYVDTYRAFEKIYADGRAKAIGVSNFLPEHLERLLGETSVVPVLNQIELHPQLQQAESRALHAQHGILTEAWSPLGSGKGLLEVPTVLAVARKHGRTPAQAVLRWHLQTGHVVIPKSVTPSRIAENIDVFDFELDADDLAAFAALDEGKRLGPNPGEFNAGA
- a CDS encoding long-chain fatty acid--CoA ligase is translated as MAAAPLVGGLADVVFDHAEEEPHRVALGRKDADGHWQDITSAVFRDEVLALAKGLIAHGVRFGDRVALMSRTRYEWTLFDFALWAVGAQSVPVYPTSSAEQVLWMLHDAEVSAVMVEHEDHAMTVASVIDRLPQLKRLWQLDAGAVAELVEAGAHVEDEVVHRHRRAVTPESVATIIYTSGTTGRPKGCVLTHANFMFETDTMASRWESVFHSRPGDEAATLLFLPLAHVFGRMVEVTAIRGRVKLGHQPELSAKALMPDLVSFRPTFILAVPYIFEKVFNAARRKAEAEGRAGPFDKAVDIAVKYAEAMEARAFGTGPGPSAGLRMQHQFFDKVVYKKVREAMGGRIRHAMSGGSGMDRSLGLFFAGAGVTVYEGYGLTETTAAATANPPERTRYGTVGQPIPGTTLHIAEDGEVWVHGSHVFGGYLGDPKATDAVLNDGWLATGDLGSLDEDGYLTITGRKKEILVTSGGKSVSPAALEERVRAHPLVAQCIVVGNDRPYVAALVTVDQEAVDHWLTMQGRQPLSPGELVRDPDLEMEVRRAVVAANTAVSQAESIRTFRILAHQFSEQHGLLTPSLKLKRKAIEAAYETEVDALYR